One Leptospira levettii genomic window, AAATGCAAAGGTCTCTTTTACATTGGGATACAGAAGGATTTGTTCCAAACAAATCCACTTCAAGGTTATTGACCAAAGTCTTTCACCACTATGGAGTTAAGGCACTGACAACCTTTCGGAAAAGACCTGACCAAGGGGAAGCCTTTTATTATATGGTGTCTGCATTTAAAACTCAAAAAGAACAAAGGGAATTATTCGCAAAAATTTTAGAAAAATTAAGTCCACTTGTTCCAGAGTCCAAGTCCACAAGTTTAAATTTGCGAGTTCTTTTGTACTTTGAAGAAAGGGAACAAGAACCAAAATTAGAATCCATCATTCGGGTTATCCTTGGTAGGAGGAGAAATTTTAATTTCGATATTCCAGAAGGCATTAAAACTCTTTCACGTCGTCACCATGAAAGTTTTGCCAAATTTAAAAAGAATCCGTGGTCTCTATTTGAACAACCAAAGTTGGAAGAGTCGGAGTTCATACAATCATTGGATCAGTCTGATCCAAACCTTGGATCGGATTTTCCAAAACAGGTGCAAAACTTAATCCAAAAGAAATTAAATTATTGGAAGAACATGGGAGAAATTCGAAGACTCCATTCACCATTGAAGCATCAAATTTTATTTCATATCCAAGGACAGGGAACATCCACCTATCTTTTGTTTGTGGTTATGAATACTAATTTTTTAATTCCAATTCCGGATAGCGAAGAAAAATTCCATTGTCCTAAATTGGAACAAGAAGCAATTTTTGGGGCTTCGGTTTTACAAGGTGCGAACAATGCCAAAAAGGCTGATTTTTTAAGATTAGAAATGATTTCGTATTCTAACAAAATTCCAAACGCTGATGATAAAAATATAAACAAGGTAATTGAATATGAAAAATTATACAATAGTGCTCATTCTATTTTAGAATTTTTTTTCCATGCAGCATTCTCTAGTTTAACAATTGATATTGAAAGAAATATAAACAAAAAAAGTTTCTTTCAAACCTATTCATTTTTCACTAGAGATGGAAAACTTAGAATTGATAAAATAGGAAAGAATGATATAAAATTTCCTTACTCATCTGAGGCAGATAAAAACGATTCCAAACTATATGAAAAAGGCAAATGGCCTGTAGAAAGGTGGGTCGAAGAAACGTTAGATGCAAACAGTTTCCAAGAAATTTTAATACCAGGTTTGGATTTTTTAGAGAACGACAGCTCCACTGAAAAAAAACAAATCCAAAAGGTAGGAGCTAAAATTTATCTAGGAAAACTCGCTTCTGGTGATGTTTTATTTTTTCTAAAAGACTCTCGTATCGCAGGTGGTGCAACAGGGGATAAAGAAGGAAAAAAATATTTGAGTGCTGCCTACATTGCATATAGAAAAGATATACCTCTTTATGTTTGGAATGATGGTGCTGGAGCGAACATAAAAGAAGGTATGGTTGCTCTCAATCGTGCAGCGGAAGGTTTTTTTATCACTGCACTTCTTACACATAGGGTAAAATCAAAAGAGTTTCGTTCCGCAATTGAATCACATAACGATTCCATAATATCAAATTTTTTGCTTCATTTAGAAACTCTTCCTAATTTGAATTTTAAAAAATATGCGCCAGATGATAACCCTAGCCAGTGTTATGTTGTTGCCGTTGGAGTTGGGTCTTCCACTGGTCTCGATGTTTACGGGTCTTCTCAGGCTTCCATCCAAGTGATTTTAGATGAAGAACAATCTTACCGCGTGCTCACTGGTGCCTCTGTCATTGAATCTGTCACGGGGGAATCTTTGACAAATTATGAAATTGGTGGTGCGAGAGTGATGGGGCATGGAACAGGAACCGTAGATTTTGTCGCTAACGACAAACCCCACTTGATCGCAATACTCTATAAAATACAATCCATACTATGTAACAAAACGGAAAGTCCTTCTTTATATTCGCTTACAAATCAGAATCGAGATGGATCCAAAAATATTTTTTCAGAAAGAAAAATCCAACAAATTGCGGACTCGGGCGAATACCTTTCCATTAAGGCAAATTATTCAGGTTCGGAATCATTGGTTTCTGGACTTTTTTCAATGGCGGGTAATCCGATTATCGCACTTGGACCCCGGACTGAATTTGGTTTTCATTCCATCCAAGCATTAGTCAAAGCAAAAGAATCGGTAAGGATAGCACAGAAAATAAATTCAGGTTTACTCTTAGTTTATGGTTCAAAATGGTTTCGAAGTTCTTATGCTGAAAATAACCAGTCGCTAAGAGTCAGGCGAGACTTCCAAAAACAATTACAAAAGTTTAGTAGGGCACTTATCCATATTGTCAAAGATAGAGAAGGTCTTGCTATACCAGAATTATCTTCCGTTGGTGATGTATGGATTTGGGTAAAATCAGAGGATCTCGAGGAAAATAAATTTCCATCGTCAAAAATTTCTAACCCAGAACATTGTTCAACGATTACGGTGCAATCGGACGAAGAAGCATATTTGAAAGCATCTCAAATATTCAATCTTTTGCATATAAGAGAACTAGAAAATTTTTCGAATCGCCATTCTTATCCACAAATTCCCATTGATTCTTCTGTTGCCTATGATATGGAAAAATTGGTGATTCGTGAAATTTTAGATGATCTTAGTTTCGTTGAATTTTATAAAGAAGACCCAGGTAAAAGTTTGGTAACAGGGATTGGTCGTATCGGCGGAAAAACCATTGGTGTCATCGCTGACCAACCAAAAGACGGCGGAGCACCTGATGCCCAGGGAACAGAAAAATTTAGAATATTTATGGAATTTTTAAACAAACACAAAATCCCCTTACTTATGTTATCCGATTCACCTGGTTTTGTTCCTGGAACCAAACAAGAACGACTACGCATTCAACAAATAGGTGGTGAGTCGTTGGATGTAAATGTCCTCTCCACAAATCCTATCGTGTCAATTGTTCTCAGACAAAATTATGGTGGACGCCAGATCCATGCTTTTAGTGGTTTTTTAAGACCAGCAGTGTCATACCATGCATGGGAGGAAGGAACCCTTGCCGTAATGGGAGCTCATTCAGCCTTCGATTTATTCCAAGGTGCTAAAGTGGCTCAGTTACGAAAGGAAAACAAAGAGGATGAAATTAATTCACTCAGAAAGGACTTTTTAGATTCTTATAAAGAAAAAGCCAAAGCAAAAAATGATGCTCATCGTACAAAGGTTTTGGATGGTGTATTTGGATCAATTATAGATTTACGTTCTATTGTTTTGGATGCATTGAAGACAGCAGAAAAGAAACAAAGTTTATGGATGGAGGGGCTTAGTCACACTTCCAAATGAAAAGGAAGTAACAATGATAAGGCGGCAATATTCATTTATAATCTGATTCCCGAGTAATGGCTGCTTTATCAAGTAGGAAGACCGGGACGTTCGAACCATTCTGCTAGATCACCCGTATCCCATACTTCCGAAACACTTCCACCATTTCCAAAAATACTTCTGTCGATTGTTGTTTGAGAATTTTAATCAGTAACATTAACGCTCGTTCCTGGTTTGTCACTCTTTTGTAAGCGATAAAAAAGGCAATGAGGTCAAGCGGATTCAATTGATTGGCATTTGATTGCCATTTTGTATTCCATTCCTTGCCAAAGTTTGACCGATTCAAACGAAATCTTTCCTTTAGGAATTGGAATAAAAAGGGGATGACTTCTTTTGCACTGAGAGAATTCCAAATGACTTGTAAAGTCAACCATTGGACACGGTTGTAAAAAGGAAGGGAACTCTTTTGGGAAGTCATAGAATAAACTTGTATCTTCTAACGATTCATGACAATGAAAATAGATTAGAGAATCTTTTCTGTTTCCAGTTTTGATCTTAAAACAATTTTACTGCCTTGTTTGATTTTTTGATAAATGGACCAAAACAATTCATTGGGAACAAGTCCGTCTTTGGAAAACTTTGGTTTGATGTGTTTCAAAAGATACATATCTCGCCTTTCCCCGTTTTTATCGACGATTTTTCCTCTATGTTCACATTGGAATAAAAATCGTACTTTGTCATAGGTAGATTGTGAGATATTGATTTCACCAACAATCCCCGAACTTTCCATACGAGAAGCGGTGTTGACACTACTGCCCCAAATGTCATACGCAAACTTAAAACGACCAACAACTCCAGCAATCACAGAGCCTGTGTGAATTCCAATTCGTAGTTCCCAATAGGGAAGATTTAGTTGGGTTTTGATGTCTTTCATTTGGTCCATAAAGGATCTGATCTCAAGAGCTGCAAGGCATGCGTCGATTG contains:
- a CDS encoding carboxyl transferase domain-containing protein codes for the protein MVHKNIIFNNNNTLDLTHFEDIERVRSELKKSDPNLGLNVAKQTSERNGVLKKVLIANRGEIAKRFILALQEEGIQSVAVVADQDRGQSWFEFANQVIYIGEARNYASIPVICAAILESGANAVYPGYGFLSENFLFVERLLEVEKFYDHRITFMGPKSSVMRRVGNKLDARRLAVENGIPLFLGSGSIESVEEAEVEAKRIGFPVIIKLDAGGGGKGMLVVRSVEELPQAIESAKRIGLNSYENDTFYLEKYIETPAHFEVQIFNGVAIGIRKCAVQRRNQKIIEESGESFLDDHVQLQLLSNAEKFSEISGYSDGCGAGTVEFLLDRNSGQFGFLEMNTRLQVEYTVTDQSLGIDLAKWQIFLFDERFNQIQYDTVKRKRFGDRNHSVQCRIYAEDPFQNYSPSPGKIKELELPTFNGIRCDFGFKSGDKIPGDFDPMVGKLISYGRDRNEAIQRMERALSELFIRGITTNIEQLLMIIRHDLFGAGDYDNRLLDDNKELTISNTDYLEEAIIYACLGETLRLSGKNVSETFRERDLVKILYSNETLNSPFQFKITSQDKIIKLTVLRTGLGEFLVSGNTILSKKIRITRYSSDGNQFLAESESRSISVRIDVKPSFHLIRFTSKLDGKLHYARIQLQFESGNVSANEIGFLRSPFQGTFVKIFNDPKTVRPWTVGSKIKKDEPLLMISAMKMETVLKSPVDGFIEHIVEDGNLNKLVRGKTASGQILGKSFSEGEVLVRVTPNESANPNGDLFIEETSSEISKFSILNHWNSIPTGKDTNQNFKFDSEFNSIESRNEILQFFYSWILGFIKGENSHIRIHYLLDHLNIDSILKSTEESKNWTSFIKFVIKFNVSLRSLFSSEIGSVHSHLGEMQRSLLHWDTEGFVPNKSTSRLLTKVFHHYGVKALTTFRKRPDQGEAFYYMVSAFKTQKEQRELFAKILEKLSPLVPESKSTSLNLRVLLYFEEREQEPKLESIIRVILGRRRNFNFDIPEGIKTLSRRHHESFAKFKKNPWSLFEQPKLEESEFIQSLDQSDPNLGSDFPKQVQNLIQKKLNYWKNMGEIRRLHSPLKHQILFHIQGQGTSTYLLFVVMNTNFLIPIPDSEEKFHCPKLEQEAIFGASVLQGANNAKKADFLRLEMISYSNKIPNADDKNINKVIEYEKLYNSAHSILEFFFHAAFSSLTIDIERNINKKSFFQTYSFFTRDGKLRIDKIGKNDIKFPYSSEADKNDSKLYEKGKWPVERWVEETLDANSFQEILIPGLDFLENDSSTEKKQIQKVGAKIYLGKLASGDVLFFLKDSRIAGGATGDKEGKKYLSAAYIAYRKDIPLYVWNDGAGANIKEGMVALNRAAEGFFITALLTHRVKSKEFRSAIESHNDSIISNFLLHLETLPNLNFKKYAPDDNPSQCYVVAVGVGSSTGLDVYGSSQASIQVILDEEQSYRVLTGASVIESVTGESLTNYEIGGARVMGHGTGTVDFVANDKPHLIAILYKIQSILCNKTESPSLYSLTNQNRDGSKNIFSERKIQQIADSGEYLSIKANYSGSESLVSGLFSMAGNPIIALGPRTEFGFHSIQALVKAKESVRIAQKINSGLLLVYGSKWFRSSYAENNQSLRVRRDFQKQLQKFSRALIHIVKDREGLAIPELSSVGDVWIWVKSEDLEENKFPSSKISNPEHCSTITVQSDEEAYLKASQIFNLLHIRELENFSNRHSYPQIPIDSSVAYDMEKLVIREILDDLSFVEFYKEDPGKSLVTGIGRIGGKTIGVIADQPKDGGAPDAQGTEKFRIFMEFLNKHKIPLLMLSDSPGFVPGTKQERLRIQQIGGESLDVNVLSTNPIVSIVLRQNYGGRQIHAFSGFLRPAVSYHAWEEGTLAVMGAHSAFDLFQGAKVAQLRKENKEDEINSLRKDFLDSYKEKAKAKNDAHRTKVLDGVFGSIIDLRSIVLDALKTAEKKQSLWMEGLSHTSK